ATTGCAGTAGTTACTATCGTACTAACTGTTGCAGATTATTATAGCAATCCAGAAGATTATGTCCTTCAGTTTGAAGTTGTACCCTTTTTAATATTGGCGCTTATTTCAATCGTTTTTATCCCATTGCAAACAAGTTTTGAAGAATATCTTTTTAGAGGCTATTTAATGCAAGGAATTGGCGTGCTAGTGCGAAATAGATGGGTGCCATTAATTATTACGTCTGTAATTTTTGGAGGTCTTCACTATTTTAATCCAGAAGTCGAAAAGCTAGGACCCATAATTATGATTTACTATATAGGTACAGGTTTCTTTTTAGGAATTATGACCTTAATGGACGAAGGTTTGGAGCTTGCACTTGGGTTTCATGCCGGAAATAACCTAGTAGGTGCCTTATTGGTGACTGCAGATTGGACAGTATTCCAGACCAATTCTATTTTTAAAGACATTTCTGAGCCTTCTGCAGGCTTCGATATTTTAATCCCAGTGCTGGTGATGTATCCTATATTTCTTGGTCTTATGGCTTGGCGCTATAAATGGAAAGGCTGGGGAGAGAAGCTCTTCGGAAAGGTTACACCACCACCTGAAGCAGAACACACTATAGAAATCTTGTAATAAAAATTGAAACCAACCTCACACACTCTTCACCCTGCTTTTAAGCTAAACGGACTCGATTTTTCTTCGGCCGAAGAAGTATTGAATTTTACCGACAACTTACTGCACGAAGGGAACGAACAAGAAGTAGACGTTGCAAAATTTATTGAGAAGTGGCTAGATTTTAGTGAAGATGTTGAGGTTAAGACTTCAGGATCTACTGGAAAACCAAAAAAAATCACCCTTACTAAAACACAAATGGTGCATAGCGCACAAGCTACCGGGGCGTATTTTAAAACTGGCAGCGGTACAAAAGCACTCTTGTGTATACCCGCAGATTATATCGCTGGAAAAATGATGTTGGTAAGAGCCATGGTTTTGGGTTGGGATCTACACGTGGTGCAGCCCGCTAAAGATTCTTTGGTAGAGTATGACAACGATTACGATTTTGTGGCAATGGTGCCATACCAGGTAAGTCATTCGCTAGAGGCATTGCCTAAAGTAAAAAAACTCATCATTGGGGGCGGAGCAATTTCTACTAAATTAGAAAGACAACTACAAGATATTGCGATAGATGCATTCGCTACCTATGGAATGACCGAAACCATAACCCATGTGGCTGTAAGGCGTCTTAACGGACCAGCAAGAAGCGAACAGTACAATGCGCTACCAGATGTCAAGTTTTCTATAGATGGCCGGGGATGTTTGGTAATAGATGCGCCTAAGATTACTGCCGAAACGGTGGTGACAAACGATTTGGTTGAGCTACATTCACCTTCATCATTTACGTGGTTGGGACGGTTTGATAATGTTATAAATAGTGGCGGAGTAAAGCATTTTCCAGAAGCCATTGAGAAGTCACTTGGAAGTTATATAGATTGTTCGTTTATTATTGCCGCAGAGCCTGATGAAACGCTAGGGGAGCGCGTGATTTTAATTTTTGAAGGCAATGGAGAGGAGATTCCAGATTT
This Rasiella rasia DNA region includes the following protein-coding sequences:
- a CDS encoding AMP-binding protein produces the protein MKPTSHTLHPAFKLNGLDFSSAEEVLNFTDNLLHEGNEQEVDVAKFIEKWLDFSEDVEVKTSGSTGKPKKITLTKTQMVHSAQATGAYFKTGSGTKALLCIPADYIAGKMMLVRAMVLGWDLHVVQPAKDSLVEYDNDYDFVAMVPYQVSHSLEALPKVKKLIIGGGAISTKLERQLQDIAIDAFATYGMTETITHVAVRRLNGPARSEQYNALPDVKFSIDGRGCLVIDAPKITAETVVTNDLVELHSPSSFTWLGRFDNVINSGGVKHFPEAIEKSLGSYIDCSFIIAAEPDETLGERVILIFEGNGEEIPDFKEAFSHLEAYQRPKKVYRLSKFPYTETGKIKRGDVLNVLRNYKK
- a CDS encoding CPBP family intramembrane glutamic endopeptidase is translated as MTYIQQAFNYLHDWWRYAIGLVLIFIATQIGSLPFVGMAFFKVISEGGSTEVLLDEKSLMTILDSNLTLFLMLLGFAVGLLGLYFVVKYIHKQPFKTVTTTRKKTDWGRFWFGFLLIAVVTIVLTVADYYSNPEDYVLQFEVVPFLILALISIVFIPLQTSFEEYLFRGYLMQGIGVLVRNRWVPLIITSVIFGGLHYFNPEVEKLGPIIMIYYIGTGFFLGIMTLMDEGLELALGFHAGNNLVGALLVTADWTVFQTNSIFKDISEPSAGFDILIPVLVMYPIFLGLMAWRYKWKGWGEKLFGKVTPPPEAEHTIEIL